A genomic window from Paenibacillus sp. FSL K6-0276 includes:
- the galU gene encoding UTP--glucose-1-phosphate uridylyltransferase GalU, whose protein sequence is MKIRKAIIPAAGLGTRFLPATKAMPKEMLPIVDKPTIQYIVEEAVASGIEDIIIVTGKGKRAIEDHFDNSFELEFNLAEKQKWELLESVRKSSEMADIHYIRQKEPRGLGHAIWCARKFIGNEPFAVLLGDDIVEANKPCLKQMIDVYDEYKSSVVGVQPVPWEEVSRYGVVDASPLAERVYKANRLVEKPKREDAPSNLAILGRYILTPRIFDMLGEQQVGVGGEIQLTDAISRLSEVERIIAYDFEGKRHDVGEKMGFIQTTIHYALQHEELKDDLLRYMKELVDSEVAKAGL, encoded by the coding sequence TTGTAGATAAACCGACGATCCAATACATTGTTGAAGAAGCGGTTGCTTCCGGAATTGAGGATATTATTATCGTGACGGGGAAAGGAAAACGTGCGATTGAAGACCACTTTGATAATTCTTTTGAACTGGAATTTAACTTAGCTGAGAAGCAGAAGTGGGAACTTCTTGAATCCGTTCGTAAATCTTCCGAAATGGCTGATATCCATTACATTCGCCAAAAAGAACCAAGAGGTCTTGGACATGCAATTTGGTGTGCACGTAAATTCATTGGAAATGAGCCGTTTGCTGTTCTGCTAGGTGATGATATTGTTGAAGCAAACAAACCATGTCTCAAACAAATGATAGATGTGTATGATGAATATAAATCTTCCGTTGTTGGTGTACAGCCTGTCCCATGGGAAGAAGTGTCACGGTATGGCGTTGTAGATGCTTCGCCTTTGGCAGAGCGGGTGTATAAGGCCAACCGCCTTGTAGAGAAGCCGAAGAGAGAAGATGCTCCTTCCAACCTGGCTATCCTGGGACGGTATATCCTGACTCCGCGTATCTTTGATATGCTTGGCGAACAACAGGTGGGCGTAGGTGGAGAAATTCAGCTTACGGATGCCATCTCCCGCTTAAGTGAAGTGGAGCGGATTATTGCTTATGACTTTGAAGGCAAGCGCCATGATGTGGGTGAGAAGATGGGCTTCATCCAGACCACTATACATTATGCACTTCAGCATGAAGAGTTAAAGGATGATTTACTTCGTTATATGAAAGAGCTTGTAGATAGTGAAGTTGCCAAGGCAGGGCTTTAA
- a CDS encoding ABC transporter permease, translating into MRKEPYMKRIKDICSLTKSLAINDFKSKYAGSYFGLLWALLMPLVTIMVYWFVFEKGLKVSASADLNAPFVLWFVSGIIPWFYFSEALTTATHSFLEYNYLVKKVVFKIELLPLVKIFSAFLVHLFFIVILFSFFISYGYPISFFAVQIVYYTICNILLISSISWLTAAITPFFKDFSYVLSIILQFGMWLTPILWSVDVLSPHMIFLFKLNPFYYIVEGFRDSMINKIWFYEKYKLTLYFAFVVMVNFAISIKVFRKLKPHLSDVL; encoded by the coding sequence ATGAGGAAAGAACCGTACATGAAAAGGATAAAAGATATATGTTCATTAACTAAAAGTTTGGCCATCAATGATTTTAAATCAAAATATGCAGGTTCATATTTTGGGTTATTATGGGCATTGCTAATGCCGTTAGTTACTATAATGGTTTATTGGTTTGTTTTTGAAAAGGGTTTGAAGGTTAGCGCTTCAGCTGATTTGAATGCACCTTTCGTTTTATGGTTTGTATCAGGTATTATACCTTGGTTCTACTTTTCTGAGGCATTAACAACAGCGACGCATAGCTTTTTAGAATATAATTATTTAGTTAAAAAGGTTGTTTTTAAAATAGAATTATTACCATTAGTTAAGATATTCTCAGCATTTTTAGTGCATCTATTTTTTATTGTAATCTTATTCTCTTTCTTTATTAGTTATGGTTATCCAATCAGTTTTTTTGCAGTTCAAATTGTATATTACACCATATGTAATATACTTCTCATTTCTAGTATATCTTGGTTAACTGCTGCGATAACTCCATTTTTCAAAGATTTCTCTTACGTATTGTCTATCATTTTGCAGTTCGGGATGTGGTTAACACCAATTCTTTGGTCTGTAGATGTTTTATCCCCGCATATGATTTTTTTATTTAAATTGAATCCATTTTATTATATTGTAGAAGGTTTTCGAGATTCTATGATTAATAAAATTTGGTTTTATGAGAAATACAAATTAACACTTTACTTTGCTTTTGTAGTAATGGTTAATTTTGCTATATCGATTAAAGTATTTAGAAAACTTAAACCACATCTCTCTGATGTGCTTTGA
- a CDS encoding methyltransferase domain-containing protein, producing MIPFHQFQRYKMIEIIFELLGLKELEHTILEVGANEHKNLEKFIKNKKIKYLDLLLPPELLNDPSFIEGDATNLYFENDQFDFVIGLDVLEHIPAEKRDDFLSEIERVSKYGFIISAPFTNNGIEDVEKRLGAVFNYLYNDEILWSKEHQENGLPDFQLIKDKMNEFIGGWNHFNHASIFLFEKFMQMEFKTGIHPDIYDYWETVNSFYNEKLFYKDFNDEESIRTFIIYGKNGFENSITNLPSLLKDISTEMTTEEYRMISHHENIINFMSTHKISGDNIKHREVITDGNNSYIQIYWDNGQGYSETKSESFKVEKSQKVFQIDFDLPILSNRIRIDPSPNRCVVEVLDIVLINQDNSKNKDYKLSSNAFSTKGNELMFLENDPQIVIEARQGTYIKRVSCILKYTTPVLDISEDLISGLQANSDWEFTKRKYLRLINKLWIRNQSLKRKIKNIKIANEDLTVENTEMQERFNVEFTRRDEVLKISELNNLEILNYKRDLEKEIEAIKNRKAYKLITRLDRIICKIRRKNK from the coding sequence ATGATCCCATTTCATCAGTTTCAACGATACAAGATGATAGAAATTATTTTTGAATTGTTAGGTTTAAAAGAACTTGAACATACTATTTTAGAAGTAGGAGCAAATGAACATAAGAATCTGGAGAAATTTATTAAAAATAAAAAGATAAAATATTTAGATTTACTACTACCTCCGGAATTATTAAATGATCCATCTTTTATAGAGGGAGATGCAACTAATCTTTATTTTGAAAATGATCAATTTGATTTCGTCATTGGGTTGGATGTTCTTGAGCATATTCCTGCGGAAAAGAGAGATGATTTTTTATCTGAAATAGAAAGAGTTTCTAAGTATGGATTTATCATTTCAGCGCCATTCACAAATAATGGAATTGAAGATGTAGAAAAAAGGTTAGGTGCAGTTTTCAACTATTTATATAATGATGAAATACTATGGAGTAAGGAACATCAAGAAAATGGTTTGCCTGATTTTCAATTGATTAAAGATAAAATGAATGAATTTATCGGGGGATGGAATCATTTTAATCATGCTTCAATTTTTCTGTTTGAGAAATTCATGCAAATGGAATTTAAGACGGGAATACATCCTGATATATATGATTACTGGGAAACGGTTAATAGCTTTTACAATGAAAAATTATTTTATAAAGATTTTAACGACGAAGAATCAATTCGTACATTTATTATCTATGGAAAAAATGGATTTGAGAATAGTATTACTAACTTGCCTTCGCTTTTGAAAGACATTAGTACAGAAATGACTACAGAAGAGTATAGAATGATATCACATCATGAAAATATTATTAATTTCATGTCTACTCATAAAATAAGTGGAGATAACATCAAACATAGAGAAGTGATTACTGATGGTAATAATTCATACATCCAAATATACTGGGATAATGGCCAGGGGTACAGTGAAACTAAAAGTGAATCTTTTAAAGTAGAGAAGTCACAGAAAGTATTTCAAATAGATTTCGACCTTCCTATCCTGTCAAATAGAATTAGAATAGACCCTTCCCCCAATAGATGTGTTGTTGAAGTTTTAGACATAGTTCTAATAAATCAAGATAATTCAAAAAATAAAGATTATAAACTGAGTTCAAATGCTTTTTCTACAAAGGGTAATGAACTTATGTTTCTTGAAAATGACCCTCAAATAGTTATTGAAGCTAGGCAGGGAACTTATATTAAACGAGTTTCATGCATTCTTAAGTATACTACCCCTGTTTTAGATATCTCTGAGGATTTGATTTCTGGATTACAAGCAAATAGTGATTGGGAATTTACGAAACGAAAGTATTTGAGATTAATAAATAAACTATGGATAAGAAATCAAAGTCTAAAAAGAAAAATAAAAAATATAAAAATAGCAAATGAAGATCTGACAGTGGAAAATACAGAAATGCAAGAAAGGTTTAATGTTGAGTTTACAAGAAGAGATGAGGTCCTTAAAATATCGGAATTGAATAATTTGGAAATCTTGAATTACAAAAGGGATTTGGAAAAAGAAATTGAAGCTATCAAGAATAGAAAGGCTTATAAGTTAATAACTAGATTAGATCGAATCATATGTAAAATAAGGAGAAAAAATAAATGA
- a CDS encoding O-antigen ligase family protein has protein sequence MSKPVYGKNAAQSRNVEKIASPIWALVVAFILFLCWAPFQVGLFNGQQIDFEKPIYVSALVSGLLLLVCIGLYYKKFKLDEQRDLVASASILLPLTYALSLFVAVSHYMAMNMLFIQSMYVAVFIIAFYLLKQKQVNVVIQNAILAITYFIVGFGLLNWLGSSKLAGVLVGWFSNTVRNGIYLDAVMTDSNGLRLTSIFQYANTYAAFLMAFLFVAIFALIRSKKWYGTLTHSFMLVPIIVSILLTLSRGGLVLLPVVFILLLLFLKPAQQILWILHLGVAGIASLLITTPVTNLGLELNTNFTSSGALKGWGYLLGASLAVAALSWVIQRFVAPWLEEKLSNWSSRKLTGLWIPLGSVALVGIVAFLLIGTSAKNILPSNMATRLENINFQQHSVLERITFYKDALKVVKDYPILGAGGGGWSSLYEHYQNNPYTSRQVHNFFLQYLIEVGILGFIVFMGFILYIFYKYIRGYVKRDKNDFENGFFYLIIALSILVHSLIDFNMSYAFMGILVFLGLAGMAVVMDSKQLRKSWNKTGVRVGYFAVLTVGTVFLLFLSISYIGSSNAALKGKNLIGVSTSYEEIKKPLTEALKTRPGHPESVLYLSSLDQQVFSQNQDEQFLNEAYSALTRALKDEPYNKNILAQLVSYYDLKGQSDLAYGVYRDNADKFNWDIEWYDTLISRSFLLGQQAFVQKDEAKKQEYFKTELEAYEHVIAGIEHLKTLPPEQMQGRPFSVTPTIALNVAKMQQISGQAEDAAATLKLGFNESYADIINSGTLWDMNWYDALISRSYELTEQARAGQDDASKLLNLKIGLQAYNQVVGDLNYLKTLPAEEQKGQSLTVTPSIALNAGRIQLMSGQLQNAIGTLKLGLSDDYTNTTNREIARWYLAALKKTNNEDQPIYDKLIAADPAEAAQIETIANSQF, from the coding sequence GTGTCGAAACCAGTATACGGTAAAAACGCCGCTCAGTCGAGAAATGTTGAAAAGATAGCAAGTCCGATATGGGCTTTGGTTGTAGCATTTATTTTATTTTTATGTTGGGCCCCATTTCAAGTGGGATTATTTAACGGACAGCAGATAGACTTCGAGAAGCCCATATATGTGTCTGCTCTAGTAAGTGGCCTTTTGCTGCTAGTCTGCATTGGCTTATACTACAAAAAGTTCAAATTAGATGAACAGAGGGACTTAGTAGCTTCAGCTTCAATATTACTGCCTCTGACTTATGCTCTATCATTGTTTGTCGCAGTTTCGCATTATATGGCGATGAATATGTTGTTTATTCAGAGCATGTATGTTGCAGTCTTCATTATAGCCTTTTATCTCTTGAAGCAAAAGCAAGTAAATGTTGTCATTCAAAATGCTATATTAGCAATTACTTATTTCATAGTTGGTTTTGGACTCCTAAATTGGCTAGGTAGCAGCAAACTAGCAGGAGTTCTAGTAGGATGGTTTTCAAACACGGTTCGAAATGGCATTTATTTAGATGCAGTTATGACGGACTCTAATGGACTTCGACTGACTTCGATCTTTCAATACGCAAATACCTACGCTGCCTTCTTGATGGCCTTTTTGTTTGTAGCAATATTCGCACTTATTCGCTCTAAGAAATGGTATGGAACGTTGACACACAGCTTTATGTTAGTTCCCATCATTGTATCGATCTTATTAACATTGTCTCGCGGTGGTCTAGTATTGCTACCTGTCGTATTTATATTACTTCTGTTGTTCTTGAAACCAGCACAGCAAATTCTCTGGATTCTACATCTTGGTGTTGCTGGCATTGCTTCGTTGCTCATCACGACTCCAGTGACTAACCTAGGATTAGAGTTAAATACGAATTTCACTTCTTCTGGCGCTTTGAAAGGCTGGGGATACCTGCTTGGAGCTTCACTAGCTGTGGCTGCGCTATCTTGGGTCATTCAGCGTTTTGTCGCACCTTGGCTGGAGGAGAAGCTCAGCAATTGGTCGTCACGTAAATTGACAGGTCTGTGGATTCCACTTGGTTCTGTTGCACTTGTCGGAATTGTAGCTTTCCTGCTGATAGGCACAAGCGCAAAAAATATCTTACCTAGCAATATGGCGACTCGTCTCGAGAACATCAACTTCCAACAACATAGCGTACTCGAGCGGATTACTTTTTATAAGGATGCCTTGAAGGTAGTTAAAGACTATCCAATCCTTGGTGCTGGTGGTGGTGGATGGTCCTCACTATATGAGCATTATCAGAACAACCCTTACACTAGCCGTCAAGTGCATAACTTCTTTTTACAATACTTGATTGAGGTTGGGATCCTTGGTTTCATCGTATTTATGGGATTCATTTTGTATATCTTCTATAAATACATTCGTGGGTATGTGAAACGGGATAAAAATGATTTTGAGAATGGTTTCTTTTATCTAATCATTGCTCTATCTATCCTTGTGCACAGCCTAATCGATTTCAATATGAGTTATGCCTTTATGGGAATACTCGTCTTCCTCGGACTGGCGGGCATGGCAGTTGTCATGGATAGCAAACAACTACGTAAAAGTTGGAATAAAACCGGGGTACGGGTTGGATATTTCGCTGTACTCACGGTCGGTACCGTGTTCCTGTTATTCCTGTCGATTAGCTATATAGGCTCCAGTAATGCAGCCCTAAAAGGTAAAAATCTGATCGGGGTCAGTACTTCTTACGAAGAGATTAAGAAACCATTAACTGAGGCTTTAAAAACACGTCCAGGTCATCCAGAATCAGTCTTGTACCTATCCTCTTTAGATCAACAGGTATTTAGTCAGAATCAAGATGAGCAATTTCTAAATGAGGCTTATAGTGCACTGACTCGCGCACTAAAAGATGAGCCATACAATAAAAATATTCTAGCTCAATTAGTAAGCTATTATGACTTAAAAGGCCAAAGTGATCTTGCTTACGGTGTTTACCGTGACAATGCCGATAAGTTCAACTGGGATATAGAGTGGTACGACACACTCATTAGCCGTTCTTTCTTGCTAGGGCAACAAGCTTTTGTACAAAAGGATGAGGCTAAGAAACAGGAATATTTCAAAACTGAGCTTGAAGCTTATGAACATGTCATTGCTGGTATAGAGCACTTGAAGACTCTTCCACCTGAACAAATGCAAGGACGTCCTTTCTCGGTTACACCAACGATTGCACTAAACGTCGCCAAAATGCAGCAAATCTCTGGGCAGGCTGAAGATGCTGCTGCAACCTTGAAGCTTGGCTTTAATGAAAGTTACGCAGATATCATTAACAGCGGAACACTCTGGGATATGAACTGGTATGATGCGCTCATCAGCCGTTCTTACGAGCTGACAGAACAAGCTCGTGCCGGGCAAGATGATGCAAGTAAACTGCTTAATCTCAAGATTGGGCTTCAAGCTTATAACCAAGTGGTTGGCGACCTTAATTATCTGAAGACTCTTCCAGCAGAAGAGCAAAAGGGACAATCGCTAACCGTCACACCAAGTATTGCTCTGAATGCGGGCAGAATTCAGTTGATGTCTGGACAGTTACAAAATGCTATCGGAACTTTGAAGCTTGGTCTGAGCGACGATTATACAAATACGACGAATCGCGAAATTGCCCGCTGGTATCTTGCTGCACTGAAGAAAACAAACAATGAGGATCAACCTATCTATGATAAGTTGATCGCAGCAGATCCTGCGGAAGCAGCACAGATCGAGACAATCGCTAATTCACAGTTTTAA
- a CDS encoding ABC transporter ATP-binding protein: MGNIAISAQNVSKTYKLYKSPMDRLKESLFYRKKTLHSEHHALQNLNFTIEKGDIVGIIGENGSGKSTLLKIITGVLTPSSGVSEVNGKVAALLELGAGFNFEYTGIENIYLNGLMMGFKREEITERLDQILAFAELGEYIYQPVKTYSSGMFARLAFSVAINVQPDILIVDEALSVGDMYFQAKCITKMKELFLQGVTVLYVSHDLNSVKSLCQKAIYLKNGTLEAYGEAEKVVDIYAKFVRDQMNNNTKGRINSEDKLYNLDEVSLNDNLVFKENSEFMEKVEYFRQGTRDAILTELEVLDYNNSPVLTADFNDKIKIRMHVKFYKKCQISVGYHIRDKQNIEYLGSNTLIEDIGEISGEAGQKLIVEFRTRLPLVEGMYNFSTVLSTSTIKNRTSIFVDYTENSYIFEMRERDPYKIWNKLYIPNEIEINRVN, translated from the coding sequence ATGGGAAATATAGCGATTAGCGCTCAAAACGTCAGCAAGACTTATAAACTATATAAATCTCCTATGGATAGGCTGAAAGAGTCTTTGTTTTATCGAAAAAAGACATTGCATTCTGAACACCATGCTCTTCAGAACCTTAATTTCACTATAGAAAAGGGAGATATTGTAGGTATTATTGGTGAGAATGGATCTGGTAAATCAACTTTACTTAAAATTATAACTGGAGTATTGACGCCTTCTAGTGGTGTCTCAGAAGTGAATGGTAAGGTGGCCGCGCTTTTGGAACTAGGTGCCGGATTTAACTTTGAATATACAGGTATTGAAAATATCTATTTGAACGGTTTGATGATGGGGTTTAAAAGAGAAGAAATAACAGAGAGACTGGATCAGATCCTTGCATTTGCAGAACTTGGAGAGTATATTTATCAGCCAGTTAAAACATATAGTAGTGGTATGTTTGCTAGATTAGCTTTTTCTGTTGCCATCAATGTACAACCTGATATATTAATAGTCGATGAGGCCTTGAGTGTAGGAGACATGTATTTTCAGGCGAAATGCATAACAAAAATGAAAGAATTATTTCTTCAAGGAGTTACAGTTCTATACGTAAGTCACGACTTGAATTCTGTAAAATCTTTGTGTCAAAAGGCTATATATTTAAAAAATGGAACACTTGAAGCCTACGGAGAAGCTGAAAAAGTAGTGGATATCTATGCTAAATTTGTTAGAGATCAAATGAACAATAACACGAAAGGGAGAATAAACTCGGAAGATAAACTTTACAATCTCGATGAAGTTTCTCTCAACGATAACCTTGTCTTCAAAGAAAATTCTGAGTTCATGGAGAAAGTGGAATATTTCAGACAGGGAACTCGTGATGCAATATTGACAGAACTTGAAGTGCTTGACTACAACAATAGTCCAGTTTTAACAGCTGATTTCAATGATAAAATTAAAATTAGAATGCACGTAAAATTTTATAAAAAATGTCAAATATCTGTTGGTTATCATATTAGAGATAAACAAAATATTGAATATTTAGGTAGTAATACCTTAATTGAGGATATTGGCGAAATATCAGGTGAGGCGGGCCAGAAGTTAATCGTTGAATTTAGAACAAGGTTACCTTTAGTAGAAGGTATGTATAATTTTTCTACTGTTCTATCTACTTCAACAATAAAAAATAGAACATCGATATTTGTAGACTATACAGAGAATTCATATATATTTGAAATGCGCGAAAGAGATCCATATAAGATTTGGAACAAGCTTTATATACCAAATGAGATAGAAATAAACAGGGTTAACTAG